Proteins encoded by one window of Serratia nevei:
- the wrbA gene encoding NAD(P)H:quinone oxidoreductase, translating to MTKVLVLYYSMYGHVEHLAQAVAEGANRVNGVDVTIKRVPETMTPEAFAKAGGKQHQQAPVASPQELADYDGIIFGTPTRFGNMAGQMRTFLDQTGGLWASGALYGKVGSVFSSTGTGGGQEHTISSTWTTLAHHGFIIVPIGYATPELFDVSQVRGGTPYGATTIAGADGSRQPSNEELTIARYQGEHVAKITAKLKS from the coding sequence ATGACGAAAGTGTTGGTGCTTTATTACTCAATGTACGGCCATGTCGAACACCTGGCGCAGGCGGTGGCCGAAGGCGCGAATCGGGTTAACGGCGTGGACGTGACGATTAAACGCGTGCCGGAAACCATGACGCCGGAGGCCTTTGCCAAAGCCGGGGGCAAACAACATCAGCAGGCGCCGGTCGCCAGCCCGCAGGAGCTGGCGGACTATGACGGCATTATCTTCGGCACGCCGACCCGCTTCGGCAATATGGCCGGGCAGATGCGCACCTTCCTCGATCAGACCGGCGGCCTGTGGGCTTCCGGCGCGTTGTACGGCAAGGTAGGCAGCGTCTTCTCTTCCACCGGCACCGGCGGCGGCCAGGAACACACCATCAGTTCCACCTGGACCACGCTGGCGCACCACGGTTTCATCATCGTGCCGATCGGCTATGCCACGCCAGAGCTGTTTGACGTTTCGCAGGTACGCGGCGGCACCCCGTATGGCGCCACCACCATCGCCGGCGCCGATGGTTCGCGGCAACCGAGCAACGAAGAATTGACCATTGCCCGCTATCAGGGCGAGCACGTGGCAAAAATCACCGCCAAGCTGAAAAGTTAA
- a CDS encoding helix-turn-helix domain-containing protein: protein MQKYRIRPLRLEKGWSQEQLATIAGLSTRTVQRIENGEQASLETLTAIAAALGVQVSDLNAQPQQAMEEETPDEQRIRRQVAAEGKLLSMAVRFAVIGVMLFAINWFTHPQYLWSLWAIGGMSLALVMRAVRTLLLRNVFSRWQEQRLAHKLRRLP, encoded by the coding sequence ATGCAAAAGTACCGCATCAGGCCATTACGTCTGGAAAAAGGCTGGTCGCAGGAGCAGCTGGCGACGATCGCCGGCCTCAGCACCCGCACCGTCCAGCGGATAGAAAACGGTGAACAGGCCAGCCTGGAAACCTTGACCGCGATCGCTGCCGCGCTGGGCGTGCAGGTCAGCGATCTCAATGCGCAGCCGCAACAGGCAATGGAGGAGGAGACGCCTGACGAACAGCGCATTCGTCGCCAGGTCGCGGCAGAAGGCAAACTGCTGAGCATGGCGGTACGTTTCGCCGTGATTGGCGTGATGTTGTTCGCCATCAACTGGTTTACCCATCCGCAATATCTCTGGTCGCTGTGGGCGATCGGCGGCATGAGCCTCGCGCTGGTCATGCGGGCGGTGCGTACCCTGCTGCTGCGCAATGTCTTCAGCCGCTGGCAGGAACAGCGGCTGGCGCACAAGCTGCGGCGCTTGCCCTGA
- a CDS encoding helix-turn-helix domain-containing protein, translating to MSNTAHNAKTDPPKVLQYLSSNLRGYRQQAGLSQMALAELSGVSRRMLAGIEAGDRNVSLAVLDKIAAALAISFTDLIQAPEARGSHMVGELAWQGAQPGSQALFAASVPARQRAELWEWTLMPGERYDSAPDAEGWSEMIYVIAGTLTLELEQDTLTLTAGAAQTFNSDQRYAYANHGDLPLRFIRNVAF from the coding sequence ATGAGCAATACGGCGCATAACGCAAAAACCGATCCCCCCAAGGTGCTGCAGTACCTGAGCAGCAATCTGCGCGGCTACCGCCAACAGGCGGGCCTGAGCCAAATGGCGCTGGCCGAGCTTTCCGGCGTCAGCCGTCGCATGTTGGCGGGCATCGAGGCCGGCGATCGCAACGTCAGCCTGGCGGTGCTCGACAAGATCGCCGCCGCCCTGGCGATTTCCTTTACCGACCTGATCCAGGCACCGGAGGCGCGCGGCAGCCATATGGTCGGGGAATTGGCCTGGCAAGGCGCGCAGCCGGGCAGCCAGGCGCTGTTCGCCGCCAGCGTACCGGCGCGGCAGCGGGCCGAGCTGTGGGAATGGACGCTGATGCCGGGCGAGCGCTATGACTCTGCGCCGGACGCCGAAGGCTGGAGCGAAATGATCTACGTGATTGCCGGTACCCTGACGCTGGAGCTGGAACAAGATACGCTGACGCTCACCGCCGGCGCCGCGCAAACCTTCAACAGCGATCAACGCTACGCTTACGCCAACCACGGCGACCTGCCCCTGCGTTTTATCCGCAACGTCGCCTTCTGA
- a CDS encoding DMT family transporter, giving the protein MSAAKKSFISAMVPQIRLPEAVLIFITMIWGGTFLAVHHAMQVSGPFFFVGLRFATATLALTLFSLRVLRGLTLYELKAGGLIGLAIMFGYSMQTVGLQTITSSQSAFITAMYVPIVPLLQWLVLGRFPGIMSWIGILLAFTGLMLLAAPSSTDMTLSLGEILTLAGTLGMAAEIILIGAFAGKVNIRRVTIVQLATASLTSFLMMAPTGESPPPYSDYLLYSAIGLGLASALIQLTMNWAQRSVSPTRATVIYAGEPVWAGIVGRLAGERLPGVALLGGALIVIGVVVSELRVRRKDKAAVATEAD; this is encoded by the coding sequence GTGTCAGCAGCAAAAAAATCCTTTATTTCCGCCATGGTTCCGCAAATCAGGCTGCCGGAAGCGGTGTTGATTTTCATCACCATGATCTGGGGCGGCACCTTTTTGGCGGTGCATCACGCGATGCAGGTCAGCGGGCCGTTCTTTTTCGTCGGCCTGCGTTTCGCCACCGCTACGCTGGCGCTGACCCTGTTTTCGCTGCGCGTGTTGCGCGGCCTGACCCTGTATGAACTGAAGGCGGGCGGGCTGATTGGGCTGGCGATTATGTTTGGTTACAGTATGCAAACCGTCGGCCTGCAGACCATCACCAGCAGCCAATCGGCGTTTATCACCGCTATGTACGTGCCGATCGTGCCACTGTTGCAATGGCTGGTGCTGGGGCGGTTCCCCGGCATCATGTCGTGGATCGGCATTCTGTTGGCCTTTACCGGCCTGATGCTGCTGGCGGCGCCGAGCAGCACCGACATGACGCTGAGCCTCGGCGAAATTCTGACGCTGGCCGGTACCCTGGGGATGGCGGCAGAGATCATTCTGATCGGCGCCTTCGCCGGTAAGGTGAATATCCGCCGGGTGACCATCGTGCAGCTGGCGACCGCCTCGCTGACCTCATTTTTAATGATGGCGCCGACCGGCGAGTCGCCGCCGCCGTATTCGGATTATCTGCTGTACAGCGCCATTGGGCTGGGGCTGGCCAGCGCCTTGATTCAGTTGACCATGAACTGGGCACAGCGCAGCGTTTCGCCGACTCGGGCCACGGTGATTTACGCCGGCGAACCGGTCTGGGCCGGCATCGTCGGGCGGTTGGCCGGCGAGCGTTTGCCGGGCGTGGCGTTATTGGGGGGCGCGTTGATCGTGATTGGGGTGGTGGTCAGCGAGCTGCGCGTGCGGCGCAAGGATAAAGCGGCGGTGGCGACGGAAGCGGATTAG
- the cycA gene encoding D-serine/D-alanine/glycine transporter, which translates to MVDHSKIATDATPASEDHLRRNLTNRHIQLIAIGGAIGTGLFMGSGKTISLAGPSIIFVYMIIGFMLFFVMRAMGELLLSNLEYKSFSDFAADLLGPWAGFFTGWTYWFCWVVTGIADVVAITAYAQFWFPGLSQWIASLLCVLLLLGLNLATVKMFGEMEFWFAMIKIVAIVGLIVAGLVMIAMQFQSPTGTVASFTHLWNDGGMFPKGISGFFAGFQIAVFAFVGIELVGTTAAETKDPEKSLPRAINSIPIRIIMFYVFSLIVIMSVTPWSSVVPDKSPFVELFVLIGLPAAASVINFVVLTSAASSANSGVFSTSRMLFGLAQEGDAPKSFATLSKRAVPANGLTFSCICLLGGVVLIYLIPNVMTVFTLVTTVSAILFMFVWTIILCSYLVYRKQRPALHQKSIYKMPAGKLMCWVCMAFFVFVLVLLSLREDTRQALIVTPLWFIVLGLSYVFLRKKKTA; encoded by the coding sequence ATGGTAGATCACTCTAAAATAGCGACTGACGCGACGCCCGCTTCAGAAGATCATCTACGGCGAAACCTCACTAACCGACATATTCAACTGATCGCCATCGGCGGCGCCATCGGCACCGGTCTGTTTATGGGCTCAGGTAAAACCATCAGCCTGGCCGGCCCTTCGATCATCTTCGTGTACATGATCATCGGCTTTATGCTGTTCTTCGTGATGCGCGCCATGGGCGAGCTGCTGCTGTCCAATCTGGAATACAAATCGTTCAGCGATTTCGCTGCGGATCTGCTCGGCCCGTGGGCCGGTTTCTTCACCGGCTGGACCTACTGGTTCTGCTGGGTGGTCACCGGCATCGCCGACGTCGTAGCGATTACCGCCTACGCCCAGTTCTGGTTCCCCGGGCTGTCGCAATGGATCGCTTCGCTGCTGTGCGTACTGTTGCTGCTCGGCCTTAACCTGGCGACCGTGAAGATGTTCGGCGAAATGGAATTCTGGTTTGCGATGATCAAAATCGTCGCCATCGTCGGGCTGATCGTCGCCGGGCTGGTGATGATCGCCATGCAGTTCCAGTCGCCGACCGGCACCGTGGCCTCATTCACCCATCTGTGGAATGACGGCGGCATGTTCCCGAAAGGCATCAGCGGCTTCTTCGCCGGCTTCCAGATTGCGGTATTCGCCTTCGTCGGCATTGAGCTGGTGGGCACCACCGCCGCAGAAACCAAGGATCCGGAGAAATCGCTGCCGCGCGCCATCAACTCGATTCCGATCCGCATCATCATGTTCTACGTGTTCTCCCTGATCGTCATCATGTCGGTGACGCCGTGGAGCTCCGTGGTGCCGGACAAGAGCCCGTTCGTTGAACTGTTCGTGCTGATCGGCCTGCCTGCCGCGGCCAGCGTGATCAACTTCGTGGTGCTGACCTCCGCCGCCTCCTCCGCCAACAGCGGCGTGTTCTCCACCAGCCGCATGCTGTTCGGGCTGGCGCAGGAAGGCGACGCGCCAAAATCGTTCGCCACTCTGTCCAAGCGCGCGGTGCCGGCCAACGGCCTCACCTTCTCCTGCATCTGCCTGCTGGGCGGCGTGGTGCTGATTTACCTGATCCCGAACGTGATGACGGTCTTCACCCTGGTGACCACCGTATCGGCGATTCTGTTCATGTTCGTTTGGACCATCATCCTGTGCTCGTATCTGGTCTACCGTAAACAGCGCCCGGCGCTGCACCAGAAATCGATCTACAAGATGCCGGCCGGCAAACTGATGTGCTGGGTGTGCATGGCGTTCTTCGTGTTCGTGCTGGTGCTGCTGTCGCTGCGCGAAGACACCCGCCAGGCGTTGATCGTCACCCCGCTGTGGTTCATCGTGCTCGGCCTGTCTTACGTGTTCCTGCGCAAGAAGAAAACCGCATGA
- a CDS encoding DedA family protein, which produces MDELTHIIAKYSPEPEMLLLLIFLFALGKSVIFVSSVLPPASVTLLMGIVAGKHALPVGTVWAAITLGAALGSILSFHCGALLCRRDLGSRLPARFHAPLHKAQRALQKRGLPLLFASRFLAVMRYTVPLMAGMLKLPLGRVYATAALSAAAWALILMSAAHLFPAS; this is translated from the coding sequence ATGGATGAATTGACGCACATTATCGCCAAATACAGCCCGGAGCCGGAGATGTTGCTGCTGCTGATTTTCCTGTTTGCGCTGGGTAAATCCGTGATCTTCGTTTCCTCCGTCCTGCCGCCCGCCTCGGTCACGCTGCTGATGGGCATCGTTGCGGGCAAGCACGCGCTGCCTGTCGGCACCGTTTGGGCGGCCATCACCCTCGGGGCCGCGCTGGGATCGATCTTGTCGTTCCACTGCGGCGCGCTGCTATGCCGCCGCGATCTTGGCAGCCGGCTACCGGCGCGTTTTCATGCGCCGCTGCACAAAGCCCAGCGCGCCCTGCAAAAGCGCGGGTTGCCATTGCTGTTCGCCTCGCGTTTTCTGGCGGTAATGCGCTATACCGTACCGCTGATGGCCGGCATGCTGAAGCTGCCGCTGGGGCGCGTCTATGCCACCGCCGCACTCTCGGCCGCCGCCTGGGCGCTGATCTTGATGTCGGCTGCGCATTTATTCCCCGCATCTTGA
- a CDS encoding MFS transporter, whose protein sequence is MNHTTYAAPALNVAIRKTWRRLVPLMFAMYFIAFIDRVNVGFAKDAMAIDIALSQSAFALGAGIFFAAYALFGIPANLLMNRWGAKRWLSATTALWGALSACTGLVTNEQQFIVLRFLLGIAEAGFYPGILLLASIYFPNKVRASVIGIFVLGVPAALTLGSPLSGALLEMHGVLGKPGWFWMFVLEGLPAVALGVFAFFYLDDSPQQARFLTEEERTALVAQLAAEQQQTETSSVKAAMRSGKVWHLALIYGTLQIGVYGLMFFLPSQVASLMGTHLGFKASLVAAIPWAFSALGVYFLPRFADRNTARRLPIAVACMVAAALGLVVSSYAGPLLAIAALSCCAVSFLAVQPIFWTFPAQVLTGPALAAGIGFCTTLGAAFSFLAPLIRTEAEQRFHSPHAGPLVLAAFALLCAALLWALKNRRADVSKQDAKIAG, encoded by the coding sequence GTGAATCACACCACCTATGCCGCTCCTGCGCTCAACGTCGCCATTCGTAAAACCTGGCGCAGGCTGGTGCCATTGATGTTCGCCATGTACTTTATCGCCTTTATCGACAGGGTTAACGTCGGCTTTGCCAAGGACGCGATGGCCATCGATATCGCGCTGTCGCAATCCGCCTTCGCATTGGGTGCCGGGATATTTTTTGCCGCCTATGCGCTGTTCGGCATCCCGGCCAACCTGCTGATGAACCGCTGGGGCGCCAAACGCTGGCTCAGCGCCACCACTGCGCTGTGGGGGGCGCTGTCGGCCTGCACCGGGCTGGTGACCAACGAACAACAGTTTATCGTCCTGCGGTTTCTGCTGGGGATCGCCGAGGCCGGGTTTTACCCCGGCATCCTGCTGCTCGCGTCGATCTATTTTCCCAATAAGGTGCGCGCCTCGGTCATTGGCATTTTCGTGCTCGGCGTGCCGGCGGCCCTGACGCTCGGCTCCCCGCTGTCGGGGGCATTGCTGGAGATGCACGGCGTACTGGGTAAGCCCGGCTGGTTCTGGATGTTCGTGCTGGAAGGGTTGCCGGCCGTCGCCCTCGGCGTCTTCGCCTTTTTCTATCTCGACGATAGCCCGCAGCAGGCCCGCTTTCTGACTGAGGAAGAACGCACGGCGCTGGTCGCACAGTTGGCCGCCGAACAGCAGCAGACCGAAACCAGCAGCGTCAAAGCAGCGATGAGAAGCGGCAAAGTTTGGCATCTGGCGTTGATCTACGGCACCCTGCAGATCGGCGTGTACGGCCTGATGTTTTTCCTGCCTTCGCAGGTCGCCTCGCTGATGGGCACCCATCTCGGCTTCAAGGCCTCGCTGGTGGCCGCCATTCCCTGGGCGTTCTCTGCGCTGGGCGTCTATTTCCTGCCGCGCTTTGCCGACAGAAACACCGCCAGAAGACTACCGATCGCCGTCGCCTGCATGGTCGCGGCGGCGTTAGGGCTGGTGGTCTCTTCCTATGCCGGTCCTTTGCTCGCTATCGCCGCACTGAGCTGTTGTGCAGTCAGTTTCCTGGCGGTACAGCCGATTTTCTGGACGTTTCCCGCTCAGGTGCTCACCGGCCCGGCGCTGGCGGCCGGCATCGGCTTTTGCACCACGCTCGGCGCGGCGTTCAGCTTTTTAGCCCCGCTTATCCGCACCGAGGCGGAACAGCGTTTTCACAGCCCGCATGCCGGGCCGCTGGTGCTGGCCGCCTTTGCACTGCTGTGCGCCGCGCTGTTGTGGGCGCTCAAAAACCGGCGCGCCGACGTGAGCAAGCAAGACGCAAAGATTGCCGGATAG
- a CDS encoding putative quinol monooxygenase encodes MLKVIAEDFIHPEHIETVMPWYRELVEKTRQEPLCISYELCIDQQDPGHFIFIESWPDRAALDVHCQTEHFTRLVPQINQHQRKPCTFLFMQVFPGLNGD; translated from the coding sequence ATGCTGAAGGTCATCGCTGAAGATTTTATCCATCCGGAACACATTGAAACCGTTATGCCATGGTATCGCGAGCTGGTGGAGAAAACCCGGCAGGAACCTTTGTGCATCAGTTATGAGCTGTGCATCGACCAGCAGGACCCCGGGCATTTTATTTTTATCGAAAGCTGGCCGGATCGCGCCGCCCTGGATGTACATTGCCAGACCGAGCATTTCACCCGGCTGGTGCCGCAGATCAATCAGCATCAGCGCAAGCCTTGCACCTTCCTGTTTATGCAGGTATTTCCCGGTTTGAACGGCGACTAG
- a CDS encoding GNAT family N-acetyltransferase, translating to MRPLPLQTPRLILRPFTADDLPHFTAYRSHPDVARYQSWSDYGAADAQAFFERQRRLEFNRDDSWFQLAVERREDGALLGDVAVHFFDAGRQAELGVTFAPSHQRQGMAHEALNAVIALLFGPLAKHRITAVVDARNLGAAALFGKLGFRREAHWRQNVFFKGTWGDEFGFALLQSEWWENAKHGAAE from the coding sequence ATGCGCCCTTTGCCTCTGCAGACTCCCAGGCTGATCCTGCGCCCGTTCACGGCCGACGATCTGCCCCATTTTACCGCCTACCGCAGCCACCCCGACGTGGCGCGCTATCAAAGCTGGAGCGACTACGGCGCCGCCGATGCGCAGGCCTTTTTCGAACGGCAGCGGCGGCTCGAGTTCAACCGTGACGACAGCTGGTTTCAACTGGCGGTCGAGCGCCGCGAAGACGGCGCGTTGCTCGGCGATGTCGCAGTGCATTTCTTCGATGCGGGGCGCCAGGCTGAACTGGGCGTGACCTTCGCGCCCAGCCATCAGCGGCAAGGGATGGCGCACGAGGCGCTGAACGCCGTCATCGCCCTGCTGTTCGGGCCGCTGGCGAAGCACCGCATTACCGCAGTGGTGGACGCGCGTAATCTTGGCGCCGCCGCGCTGTTCGGCAAGCTGGGTTTTCGGCGCGAGGCCCATTGGCGGCAAAACGTGTTTTTTAAAGGCACGTGGGGCGACGAATTCGGTTTCGCTCTGCTGCAAAGTGAATGGTGGGAGAATGCAAAGCATGGCGCTGCTGAATAA
- a CDS encoding MFS transporter, with product MRLTGYNGQLSPLYLMATGTFAIGTDAFIVAGVLSDISDTFAVSPAQAGQLISVFALAYMLFAPLTAWLLGNVNRKHILQLALVLFIAGNLACAWATSYLQIAFGRVLAALGAACYTPQAAAAAVGLVAEKRRGLAISIVYGGMTLAIALGIPFGTFLAKLLGWREIFLFIALLGAIALLGLSLALRAIAPPGKHSLKERLTPLRQKAVLTTLLITFFAVCSEHIVYSYVSVLLKNTQFGPQAILPLALLLFGIGAVIGNFASGALTDALGSKFVLLFSVALQTLSLFLLAFYVTSPWWVLAIFLVWGITGWMYLVPIQHHLLSLSKRFGALTVSLNSSVLYAGIAAGGMLGGLALYALPAHYLPLFSLPLGAIALLLTLIFFRETLPTSER from the coding sequence ATGAGATTAACGGGCTATAACGGTCAGCTTTCCCCGCTTTATCTGATGGCGACCGGCACGTTCGCCATTGGCACCGACGCCTTTATCGTCGCCGGCGTGCTCAGCGACATTTCCGATACCTTTGCCGTCAGCCCCGCGCAAGCGGGGCAGTTGATATCGGTATTCGCGCTGGCTTATATGTTGTTCGCGCCACTGACCGCCTGGCTGCTCGGCAACGTCAACCGCAAGCATATCCTGCAGTTGGCGCTGGTGCTGTTCATCGCCGGCAACCTGGCGTGCGCCTGGGCCACCAGCTACCTGCAGATCGCGTTCGGCAGAGTGCTGGCCGCATTGGGAGCGGCCTGTTACACGCCGCAGGCCGCCGCCGCCGCGGTGGGGCTGGTGGCGGAAAAACGCCGCGGTCTGGCCATTTCCATCGTCTATGGGGGCATGACGTTGGCTATTGCGCTCGGTATTCCATTCGGTACCTTTCTCGCCAAACTGCTCGGCTGGCGTGAAATATTCCTGTTCATCGCCCTGTTGGGGGCAATTGCGCTACTGGGCCTTTCGCTGGCGCTGCGCGCCATTGCGCCACCGGGCAAGCATTCGCTGAAAGAGCGGCTCACCCCGCTGCGGCAAAAGGCGGTGCTGACTACGCTGCTGATCACCTTTTTTGCCGTTTGCTCGGAACACATCGTCTACAGCTACGTCAGCGTCTTGCTGAAAAACACCCAGTTCGGCCCGCAGGCGATTCTTCCCCTCGCGCTGCTGCTGTTCGGCATTGGCGCGGTGATCGGCAATTTTGCCTCCGGTGCGTTAACCGATGCTCTCGGCAGCAAGTTTGTGCTGCTGTTTTCCGTGGCGCTCCAGACGCTGTCCCTGTTTCTGTTAGCCTTTTATGTCACCTCACCCTGGTGGGTGCTGGCCATCTTTCTGGTCTGGGGTATCACCGGCTGGATGTATCTGGTGCCGATCCAACATCACCTGTTGTCGCTGTCGAAACGCTTTGGCGCGCTGACCGTGTCGCTCAACAGCTCGGTGCTGTACGCCGGCATCGCGGCGGGCGGCATGCTGGGCGGCCTGGCGCTCTACGCGCTGCCGGCCCATTACCTGCCGCTGTTTTCGCTGCCGCTCGGCGCCATCGCCCTGCTGCTGACGCTGATCTTTTTCAGAGAAACACTCCCGACGAGTGAACGATGA
- a CDS encoding autoinducer binding domain-containing protein, protein MDTRTQRLMAEVIGSLADRECFLTQLEPCAEALGFDYFSYIVFSCYPASRPKMLIEGNFSANYLEDYRRQRVYLQDPVIERAHHSTLQFQWDESFYHERPTLWRHMAQFGLCAGWSQSVKDCYGRLGILTFAGKALPEQTPQARAVNETFFLWLAQTAHKTLREALISVNDDAIKGVLTLREKDILRWCSEGKTAEEIALLMGLSERTVNFHIGNSIKKLSVANKTAATAKAVYLQLI, encoded by the coding sequence ATGGATACCCGCACTCAACGGCTCATGGCGGAGGTGATTGGCAGCCTGGCCGATCGCGAATGCTTTCTGACGCAGCTGGAGCCCTGCGCCGAGGCGCTGGGGTTTGATTATTTCTCCTACATCGTGTTTTCCTGTTATCCGGCCAGCCGCCCCAAGATGCTGATCGAAGGGAATTTTTCAGCGAACTATCTCGAGGATTACCGGCGGCAGCGGGTGTATTTGCAGGATCCGGTTATTGAGCGCGCTCACCATTCCACGCTGCAGTTCCAGTGGGACGAAAGCTTTTATCACGAGCGGCCGACGCTTTGGCGGCATATGGCGCAATTCGGCCTGTGCGCCGGCTGGTCGCAGTCGGTTAAGGATTGTTATGGCCGGCTGGGGATCCTGACGTTTGCCGGTAAAGCGCTACCCGAGCAAACGCCGCAAGCGCGCGCAGTAAATGAAACTTTTTTCCTTTGGCTGGCGCAAACCGCCCATAAAACGCTGCGTGAAGCCTTGATCTCGGTGAACGACGACGCGATAAAAGGTGTGCTGACGCTGCGTGAAAAAGACATTTTACGCTGGTGCAGCGAAGGGAAAACGGCGGAAGAGATCGCGCTGTTGATGGGGTTGAGCGAGCGCACGGTCAATTTCCATATCGGCAACTCGATTAAAAAACTTTCTGTCGCCAATAAGACCGCCGCCACCGCCAAAGCGGTTTATTTGCAGCTGATTTAA
- a CDS encoding universal stress protein — protein sequence MYKTILVPIDIEEDLLTEHALKHVEYLAKMSGAKVHFFHALPDASAFVTAYSFGLKEFENQAEVKAVEKLKKIMSEIDLPLDRLNYTVSFGSARDQALELAEEIDADLIIIGSRRPSVKTYLLGSNAAAIVRHANISVMVVR from the coding sequence ATGTACAAGACTATTTTGGTGCCGATCGATATTGAAGAGGACCTGTTGACCGAACATGCGCTGAAGCATGTGGAATATTTGGCGAAGATGTCCGGCGCTAAAGTGCATTTCTTCCATGCGCTGCCGGATGCCTCGGCTTTTGTGACTGCCTATTCGTTCGGTCTCAAGGAATTTGAGAATCAGGCGGAAGTGAAGGCGGTCGAGAAGCTGAAGAAAATCATGTCGGAAATCGATCTGCCGTTGGATCGCCTCAATTACACCGTCAGCTTCGGCTCTGCGCGCGATCAGGCGCTGGAGCTGGCGGAAGAGATCGACGCCGATCTGATCATCATCGGTTCGCGCCGCCCGAGCGTGAAAACCTATCTGCTGGGGTCTAACGCTGCCGCTATCGTTCGCCATGCCAATATTTCGGTGATGGTCGTCAGATAA
- a CDS encoding Ldh family oxidoreductase encodes MTSMHVLSLEQAYQLALRALRSNGFNQAHAEAVAQNVTQGERDGCASHGLYRLLGCVRSLQAGKVSADAIPRLFDQAPAILRADAGGAFSLLAYRTALPAFIDKVRTNGIAALTINRCVHFSALWADIEPLTEQGLVALACTPSHAWVTPAGGSRPLFGTNPIAFGWPRPDRPPFLFDMATSATARGEIELHRRAGTPLPEGWGIDKAGNPSTDAASVLEGAMLTFGGHKGSALAAMVELLAGPLIGDMTSKESLAYDDGTGSSPYGGELIIALDPERFLGADKAKYFASAEAMFADMQAQGARIPGERRYRQRRQSEQDGVEIPRALYDEIVALCD; translated from the coding sequence ATGACATCCATGCACGTTCTGTCGCTGGAACAGGCTTATCAACTGGCGTTGCGCGCACTGCGCAGCAACGGTTTCAATCAGGCGCATGCCGAGGCGGTAGCGCAAAATGTCACCCAGGGTGAACGCGACGGCTGCGCTTCGCACGGGTTGTACCGGCTCTTGGGCTGCGTGCGATCGCTGCAGGCAGGCAAGGTTTCTGCCGATGCGATACCCAGGCTGTTCGACCAGGCGCCGGCTATCTTGCGCGCCGATGCCGGCGGCGCGTTTTCTCTGCTGGCCTACCGCACCGCTCTGCCGGCCTTTATCGATAAGGTGCGCACCAACGGTATCGCCGCGTTGACGATCAACCGCTGCGTGCACTTCTCCGCGCTGTGGGCCGACATCGAACCGCTGACCGAGCAGGGGTTGGTGGCCTTGGCCTGCACGCCCAGCCACGCCTGGGTGACGCCGGCCGGCGGTTCGCGCCCGCTGTTCGGCACCAACCCCATTGCCTTCGGCTGGCCGCGCCCGGATCGGCCGCCGTTTTTGTTCGACATGGCCACCAGCGCGACGGCACGCGGCGAAATCGAATTGCATCGCCGCGCAGGCACCCCGCTGCCTGAAGGCTGGGGCATTGATAAGGCAGGCAATCCGTCCACCGATGCCGCCAGCGTGTTGGAGGGCGCAATGCTGACCTTCGGCGGACATAAGGGCTCGGCGCTGGCGGCGATGGTTGAATTGTTGGCCGGGCCGCTGATCGGCGATATGACCAGCAAGGAATCGCTGGCCTACGACGACGGCACCGGTTCGTCGCCTTACGGCGGTGAGCTGATCATCGCGTTGGATCCTGAACGTTTTCTCGGTGCGGATAAGGCGAAATATTTCGCCAGCGCAGAGGCGATGTTTGCTGATATGCAGGCGCAAGGCGCACGCATCCCCGGCGAACGCCGTTATCGGCAGCGGAGGCAGAGCGAACAAGACGGCGTGGAGATCCCCAGGGCGCTATATGACGAAATCGTGGCACTGTGCGATTAG